From a region of the Zingiber officinale cultivar Zhangliang chromosome 4B, Zo_v1.1, whole genome shotgun sequence genome:
- the LOC121977800 gene encoding homeobox-leucine zipper protein HOX14-like, giving the protein MSHRLDALLFSSVDGHVSRAAVVAAGGVAGEAPRRRRKRPRAAVDAKKRRLSDEQVKLLETRFGEETKLEFGRKLHLAAELGLDPKQVAVWFQNRRARHKNKQVEEAYLELKAIHDATLLEKSHLENEVLKLNDKLLAAEEELKRFSLSATTGGGNGGGEPVGSPNSSTSTCQPAVSEFGGIEEEAELRYLYEYDCLMEWEYNFYGM; this is encoded by the exons ATGAGCCACCGGCTAGACGCTTTGCTCTTCTCCTCTGTCGACGGTCACGTCTCTCGAGCTGCGGTGGTCGCAGCGGGAGGCGTCGCCGGCGAGGCGCCGCGACGGAGGAGGAAGAGGCCGCGCGCCGCCGTCGACGCGAAGAAGCGGCGGCTGAGCGACGAGCAGGTGAAGTTGTTGGAGACGCGTTTCGGGGAGGAGACGAAGCTGGAGTTCGGCCGGAAGCTGCACCTCGCCGCCGAGCTCGGGCTCGACCCCAAGCAGGTCGCCGTCTGGTTCCAGAACCGCCGGGCGCGGCACAAGAACAAGCAGGTGGAGGAGGCCTACCTCGAGCTCAAGGCCATCCACGACGCCACGCTCCTCGAAAAGTCCCACCTCGAGAACGAG GTGCTGAAGTTGAATGACAAGCTTCTTGCAGCTGAAGAAGAACTTAAGAGATTCTCCCTGAGCGCCACCACCGGCGGTGGAAATGGTGGCGGCGAGCCAGTCGGAAGTCCAAACTCATCGACTTCGACTTGCCAGCCCGCAGTATCAGAGTTTGGAGGCATAGAGGAAGAAGCCGAACTGAGGTACCTATACGAGTATGATTGCCTGATGGAATGGGAATACAATTTCTATGGTATGTAA